The sequence ATTAGTTACACTAGGGTTAAACCTCTCAATGTCTCATGGTTATCTGGAGAACTCTGGTGACATCATGCGGCTAAGAATGATCCTGGAGCGAGTCCTGCGACTCTTTGGCCGGGAAGGTCACGAAACCCCCCGGGCCGGCCCCGATGAGATCTGCGCCCTCCTCATCGACCCCTTCGCCGGGGATCTGGGTGAGGGAACCCACGGGGGGTCGGTCCCGGTAGAGGCCATCAGGACGGCATGCCGCCGGATGCAGGGTGCAGCGACAAAGGGAGAACTCCTCCACATCATCGCCGGCGAGGTGGGAGCGTTTGACCTGCACGACCTTGAGGCGATGAACGCCGGGTTCGAGCGGAAGGTCGCGAGCCTCCCTGAAGACTACCGCGACCGCCTCCTTGCAAGCGTCAGGGAAGAGATCTTTGGGGCGCACCACCGTCTGGTTCTCCTCTCGCGGAACGGTGCGGCCCCGAGCATGGATTCCCCCCCGGCTCCGGCGCATGCTGCCTACTGGGCCATGGTGGCGGAGGCCTGCACCGAGAAAGCCCGGGAGAAGGATCCAAGGTACCTCTACCTGAAGTACCTCCTCTCCGGGTTTGCCATGTTTGTCCTCGCCGAGCCCGCTCACCCGGTCGGCACCCCGTTCCCGGGAGGGCAGATCGTCGACGAGTGGGAGGGGGCCTACCTCTGCCCGGTCAGGGATATGGCCGACGACGTGCCTTTCGCCCTCTGCCCCTACTGCCCGGCGGCCCAGAGCAACGAGCCGACCTTCCCGGAGATGCGGGCCCGCCGCCTGGAGCGGAGGAGGCGGGAAAGCCTCGCGAACTACTGGACAAATTATAAAGGATGAATCCACAGGAGATGAATGATATGAAGATTGTTGATGTATCAAAGGAACCGATCAGCGAAACCCCCCACCGCGTCGACGCCCGGAAGATCTACGACACCGAGCACGCGACCGCGGTGGTGATAACGCTTGCGCCCGGAGAGTCGCTCAAGAAGCACATAACGCCGGTGGACGTCTTCTTCTACGTCCTCGAAGGGACCGGGGTCGTCGAGATCGGCGACGAGCGCGCTGAGGTCGGGAAGGATCACCTGGTCGACAGCCCGGCAAAGATCCCGCACCGCTGGATCAACGAGAGCGATCAAACCTTCCGGGTGCTCGTGGTGAAGGTCCCGCGACCGACGACCGGGACGAGACTGCTGTGAGGACGCAATGGTTGTTGAATCGATCCCGAAGGCCGTGGGTTTCATCTACGGCCTCCTCGCTTTTGTCGCCCTCACCTGGCTCTGGTACTCGGGCCGGTTCACCCGGCGGCGCGCGATGCCGTTTCTCATCGCTTCGGTGCTCCTCGGGTTCCTGGTCTTTGCGCCGGTCTTCCCGTACCAGTTGCAGATGGTCGTCCTCGGGAATGCAGCAGCACTCGGCTCGCCGCTCCCTATGGCGCTCGGCGGGCTTCTCGCCTTCATCGTCCTTGCCCTCGTCTTTGGCCGGGTCATCTGCGGACAGGTCTGCCCGGCGGGGGCCGTCCAGGAACTCATGTACCTCGTGCCAGTGAAGAAGCACGGCCGCGCCGAAAGCCGGGTCCCGGTGGCGGTCAGGGCCGGGGTCTTCGTCATCTTCCTCGTCGCCGGCCTCGGGCTCTCGGTGAACCTTCTTGCGCTTATCGGCCTTCCGGGTTTCTTCCACCTCACGGTCGCGAGCGTATCGTTCTTCGTCTTCCTTTCGATCGTCCTCCTCTCCGCTGTCGTCTACCGGCCGTTCTGCCGCTACGTCTGCCCGTACGGCGCCCTCCTCGCCCCCGTGGCGTCGAGGGCCTTCTACCGGCTCCGGCGGACGGACGCCTGCATAGGGTGCCGGAAGTGCGAGCGGGCGTGTCCGACCGGGGAGGCAGACCCATCCGCCCGCCTCGGCGAGTGCTACCTCTGCGGCCGGTGCACGGAGGCCTGCCCGGTGGAGGGGGCGCTCGTGTACGGGCGGGGAGATGGGAAGAGTACATAAATGGAGAGCAGCAGAATAAAGGAACAGGATGGTGTACCAATGGCTAAAGAGAAACGTGCAGAGTTACAGGGAAAGGTTCTCAAGTTACTGGATCTCGTCGCCTACCAGGACGGGACCGTGGCAAGCAGGATGATCATCAACAACCGATCAGGGAGCATCACCCTCTTCTCGTTCGACGAGGACGAGGGGCTCTCTGAGCACACCGCGCCTTACGACGCGGTGGTGACGATCCTTGACGGGGAGTGCGAGGTCTGGATCGCGGGCGAGACGCACCAGATGAGCGCGGGGGAGACGATCATCTTCCCGGCAAACGTCCCCCACGCCCTCTCCGCCATAACGCGGTTCAAGATGTCGCTTACGATGATCCGGGGGAGTGAAGGAGCGTGACAAACGAGAAGGAAGGCGATTACTGCACCATATGCGGCGGGATCAAGCCAGAAGCGATCAAGATCAAGACGGTCCTCGTGAACGGGAAGGCGACCGGCATCAACCAGCTGGAGATGATCATCGATGGCGTTCGGAAGTTGCATCTCGCGGATGACGCCGCCATCCGCGCAGAACTCCTCAGGAGGGCCGGCGCCTTTAACTACATACCGACAAAGAAGAAAGAGGCTTACGGCGACGCCCTGATGCAGGAGTATAAGACGGCTCCGGAGTGAGAGGGCAGGATCAGAGCCTCCCTGTTTGGGCAACGGGGGTTCCTTGGCCAGTACTTCGCTAAAACGGTTGAGGTAATCTTCAAGAGGCCAAACCATCGTCCTCCCTTCGCGTTCTTCGCGGCTTCGCGTGAGTTAATGGGCGAAGATAGCAATATGGCCTCTCGCGCTCTCACGCGTTGCCCGCGAAGTCCGGTGCCCGGGTGCTGCCGAACCCGTTTTAGGTCGCT is a genomic window of Methanoculleus bourgensis MS2 containing:
- a CDS encoding cupin domain-containing protein — protein: MAKEKRAELQGKVLKLLDLVAYQDGTVASRMIINNRSGSITLFSFDEDEGLSEHTAPYDAVVTILDGECEVWIAGETHQMSAGETIIFPANVPHALSAITRFKMSLTMIRGSEGA
- a CDS encoding cupin domain-containing protein → MKIVDVSKEPISETPHRVDARKIYDTEHATAVVITLAPGESLKKHITPVDVFFYVLEGTGVVEIGDERAEVGKDHLVDSPAKIPHRWINESDQTFRVLVVKVPRPTTGTRLL
- a CDS encoding 4Fe-4S binding protein; translated protein: MVVESIPKAVGFIYGLLAFVALTWLWYSGRFTRRRAMPFLIASVLLGFLVFAPVFPYQLQMVVLGNAAALGSPLPMALGGLLAFIVLALVFGRVICGQVCPAGAVQELMYLVPVKKHGRAESRVPVAVRAGVFVIFLVAGLGLSVNLLALIGLPGFFHLTVASVSFFVFLSIVLLSAVVYRPFCRYVCPYGALLAPVASRAFYRLRRTDACIGCRKCERACPTGEADPSARLGECYLCGRCTEACPVEGALVYGRGDGKST
- a CDS encoding DUF2115 domain-containing protein — translated: MRLRMILERVLRLFGREGHETPRAGPDEICALLIDPFAGDLGEGTHGGSVPVEAIRTACRRMQGAATKGELLHIIAGEVGAFDLHDLEAMNAGFERKVASLPEDYRDRLLASVREEIFGAHHRLVLLSRNGAAPSMDSPPAPAHAAYWAMVAEACTEKAREKDPRYLYLKYLLSGFAMFVLAEPAHPVGTPFPGGQIVDEWEGAYLCPVRDMADDVPFALCPYCPAAQSNEPTFPEMRARRLERRRRESLANYWTNYKG